A single Hylaeus volcanicus isolate JK05 unplaced genomic scaffold, UHH_iyHylVolc1.0_haploid 12221, whole genome shotgun sequence DNA region contains:
- the LOC128883142 gene encoding uncharacterized protein LOC128883142, which translates to MTPCKPLTKPRYLQEISEESSLPPLTDNTFNQLDTRRKKKPLHCFKKEDCLSGFGTCQNSICTGFFPDLNDERTIKCVSGYICKSHPGDLPGAGVNNDFQIIGIHPDDSCGSAEPLAATESLFANSNRWQCEKSNENDCIFTAGVGYPRNLSSPIETIRLCGCPGIDTNNNGRVCDSKSEFYVPLGYISIQECLRNAHCVDLGLASCDVDHCVRGVAVAATAGLKVLQCLTSQNCRMKSLGAQAVAESMKLLPIASSHSCGAKRALDPDAISDAALPCVVQLSPEGRCEVNLGFKSFGSSRLCGCLGDPGGNGRDCDQVEDFTDEMGLIDNGECSTDEDCSQKYSICINQQCQVDNLEPKVIDSIPRNGSYAVPPINQISLLWHETIQFIDTDRKVVILNTDPNLKLKWEVKLQDPSTYSIAETGYKVEIVQGTQLRIIPDISIASFPEGNYLIIYEGGIVADMAGNTNTGAMDIQFTVSKNAGCPYLAVTGFSPIQHNPNGVYFSIEPINNHAAWIRVGKPETVYIFWHPEMQHDVKKGSWVISPQKESRQVIAFENTTNQESLHESLRPEGHHWNKFQINQVIDLHDIHILCTSVQDTEFPKLLKISPPNGAKSVPTEKCKIELTFSKPVTYGHWSNITIASDKDSITLYPDVESGFRGQSIKAFMNETVLIDLSDVYILSPGTVYQVTVYVGFVTDLWYNYWDEEGVILTFTTYGVSCQPFEDLGEAYIVEGNHTNKNGDSYRVSCRQGYSLIYEEATFRVDATPKNGVDHLDTETESTFLSDPQDQNYQDIRCLDGTWEPLKHICKKDCTTYHVLSPQYKVLVDDSFHPPAFTHGMVLPVKCSDKAIALSGETTGTLRCNDGLWEIDKLMCTLTCTPYSSLNSFYKVSLDSNDPLSLSAGLLVGARRIISCSPPATSGKGPETVTVVCGEQGWSQLQLECHVECKLSTLRMHPSLTLRKENFLQENVTGAQEPDTVEHGKSLTVDCSSGYSQGFPSFSSLHDIKSTTIQTKNSTVRCQDGEWVWIETPSCFKNCDPLVLQDNYQVDSVAGDFTTHGSSVYIKCKQMFHDQTLEFNYNKRGQPPIEDNSQQILTCNDGTWSTLSLVCRSPCKRPEVQFGLTSYTSIIHHDETEHLNELSTKPLYVPQLFYHGTMASLYCSSTSEIIKGTPGETIQCNNGKWVSVELTTHFTKTEEDVTEHQSPLLKCQTRCGPHLKDTERFIYAGGDYVLRKLVQNPLSEGSSLTLLCQKGFSPALPSTHSKGKVICQDGQLVEEGHLTCMKICGQPSFSVLFIRGYNLTDPTIVAVDHLQNVSLKCRDSFELQIHTKQDDSGMVAQCFNGKFLLPKSKCGPSSCFDGERNGDEVDVDCGGTHCPENRQACPTLSRISLTEEALATFQCHDRQKNNHEESIDCGGDHCTPCEHCHGLPFLLQTGMSWTTDKGKTLHHFIKDSSDPQHAFSFFIEGTLLNVMCSPGYDQISLPPVLGFQTFRCAKPSKTQSAEWILEGSHKFVLQCVSPTCFDSIMNGDEENVDCGGSCEQPCGTCDDHKKNGDEEDIDCGGSRCLPCEGCSMAPLKTLDKKNLYITVRDSKGHIVDFNHSLHEAATQHGNEWIVTCRQQKNQSISLRCRNGRWIDSHVFFTRETTALPSYQETLQKLSCYPYKTSGVNSLRETENSRIAFLKKIFSIPVIPKDPHCSQRHNDLSDVDRDNKYCCTLISKFNKFMSSECGALVFSSGDSKMNAFCTGYCKKDIQALFRDFKENGRPKCAKLSLFEEMIEIYCSTKKESTSSDHSDSKKPIFCFTFAKTALSKIKRFQDLSKSFLEEACSPKSCVRSLFRYMEILSLLLPTLHDSHSFQTGISRTLEEIQNNPTPIILTGLNEYNEMMRQLLTNFINIWFQVGNETITATVPSTKPHARWLQAHKINPFISSLKTFSLLSAKAVSGKLLDFLCLKDAKGQSCGSTVMSFLSDDQKQLSAFAQILSLKSDKACTSSKCFWEVTRYLGQTMYSEGLHTLNPLLTTFGLLVRMYGRVACQTSESHKSCALSLGLNMTDLAFYLPPHFENHFFTTRHLQSFPTGSETTCQCPKIFLGDGLCDTECFNFACSFDKGDCQLGKMFPHVHQLLNAILPLTDTCHPFSSYFTCSRDSSGCYHRIIEIMKAEGCCASVRWNSLREILLAQSHLEYLVELKEKKQSSVKTLVSLNLHKKRLARDSSTGLDDETTKDFILHRSTLWLETVCQLSLNAACAGGLFRSQIHLNFILNSIHYDPLFTYSSYEEYTDLLREMLREVVSNVLALPLSDIIEMQFWPWNIDVQIVIDPGVLAGEVRENLKKEIMNGNLNSSLNEGVKLFLNYIKERHFKLYKKIIFFHSKNKPPKTRSLFESSISNIQNVSFISDLSIDEKRVKDLPLSLSQIRKPPKQGTFDMNTLKNQLFMEACHSLPHLSLPEEFSKNSFEDYSQFYNITLFKNYKNSIVTQEQVLPHESQLHVACQRGYTQSFHSSGASPQTLVCERGRWILKQPHETLIECRQPCEPYEVSDKGFDPLIFSISSVGDHQDGAQRIIQCQNGYVAIHKMESSETLVCRHGVWDRRSLDCIPINQIQKTSKTENVVCGDIFLKNILELTSSSQNYFVKELLPKQIVNALSIQNSDISQPTTIQLWKLSCTRGYTPSENSVPSLTIACMNKTFLSVMDLPVTLRQPTHSVNQSYNSFDTFKNLLEQKKYRDYVFRLYYEYSLQFHSMQETPPWITLITSSQPLSYFQCLPDIKNLAYNSNQNPHLSEFWFYLILLLATFAFIVLIVSLIYLKRTNCFRRPFFEQPDPTLHTIQTKRSHELKTKTNHNQQTQDTGYSRTQRTCNFTVERAMDFQTKDIPSSSPTSQQFSETQLTLLQSTYPKHLKTSSSKLSYKANNLYTTLPTTTSISKPSQETFNLVQPLYSKKVPTLEQTSNRSTLRNKRARYHLNTNTTSPPTSFYEDPLSTTFHESNDFIQGFTTASESQRTANESPYLETTLTKKMSGFFSLSNS; encoded by the exons atgacgcCATGCAAGCCTTTAACCAAACCAAGGTATTTACAAGAAATCAGTGAAGAAAGTAGTTTACCCCCACTGACGGACAACACTTTCAACCAACTTGATACGaggcgaaaaaaaaaacctcttCACTGTTTTAAAAAGGAAGATTGTCTTTCTGGATTTGGTACCTGTCAAAACTCTATTTGTACtg gtTTTTTTCCTGATCTCAACGATGAGCGGACAATCAAATGTGTGTCTGGTTATATCTGCAAATCACATCCTGGGGATTTACCTGGGGCGGGTGTTAACAATGATTTCCAAATTATAGGTATTCATCCTGACGACTCTTGTGGATCTGCAGAACCCCTTGCTGCAACAG AATCTCTTTTCGCTAACAGTAACCGATGGCAATGTGAGAAGTCGAACGAAAATGACTGTATATTTACAGCGGGAGTAGGCTACCCGAGAAACCTATCCAGTCCAATAGAAACAATTCGTTTATGCGGTTGCCCGGGAATTGATACAAATAATAACGGAAGGGTTTGTGATTCGAAAAGTGAATTCTACGTTCCACTAGGATATATCTCCATACAAGAATGTTTAAGAAATGCTCATTGCGTTGATTTAGGTCTCGCTTCTTGTGATGTAGACCACTGTGTTCGTGGTGTTGCTGTGGCAGCCACCGCTGGATTAAAAGTCTTACAATGTTTAACGTCCCAAAATTGTCGTATGAAAAGTTTAGGTGCTCAA GCTGTTGCAGAATCCATGAAATTGTTACCTATAGCATCGTCGCACAGCTGCGGTGCTAAACGCGCTTTGGATCCTGATGCCATTAGCGATGCAGCTCTACCCTGTGTTGTTCAATTGTCCCCCGAAGGTCGATGTGAAGTGAATCTTGGTTTCAAGTCGTTCGGCTCCAGTCGATTATGTGGCTGTTTAGGAGATCCTGGAGGCAATGGACGCGATTGTGATCAAGTGGAAGATTTCACTGACGAAATGGGATTAATAGATAATGGTGAATGTTCTACAGACGAAGATTGTTCACAAAAATACAGCATTTGCATTAATCAACAATGTCAAGTCGACAATCTTGAGCCAAAAGTCATTGATTCTATTCCAAGAAATGGATCATATGCTGTTCCTCCTATTAACCAA ATCTCGTTACTATGGCATGAAACCATACAATTTATTGATACCGATCGAAAAGTGGTTATTCTTAATACGGATcccaatttaaaattaaagtggGAAGTTAAATTACAAGACCCTTCAACGTACTCCATTGCTGAAACTGGTTATAAAGTGGAAATTGTGCAAG GCACTCAACTTCGTATTATTCCAGATATCTCCATAGCAAGCTTTCCtgaaggaaattatttaattatttatgaaggAGGAATCGTAGCTGATATGGCGGGAAACACAAATACAGGAGCTATGGATATACAATTTACAGTTTCTAAAAATGCTGGCTGTCCGTATCTTGCTGTCACAGGTTTCTCACCCATTCAACATAATCCCAATggagtttatttttcaattgaaccTATAAACAATCATGCTGCGTGGATTCGTGTGGGTAAACCTGAAACCGTTTATATCTTTTGGCATCCGGAGATGCAGCATGATGTTAAAAAAGGTTCATGGGTCATTTCTCCACAAAAAGAATCACGTCAAGTGATTGCTTTTGAAAATACTACCAATCAAGAAAGTCTCCATGAATCTTTACGTCCAGAAGGCCACCATTGGAATAAGTTTCAGATTAATCAAGTCATTGATCTTCACGATATTCACATTTTGTGCACGTCTGTACAAGACACTGAATTTCCTAAACTACTTAAA ATCTCGCCACCCAATGGTGCCAAATCTGTACCAACAGAAAAGTGTAAGATTGAACTGACATTTTCCAAACCTGTGACATACGGACACTGGTCCAATATTACGATCGCATCCGACAAAGACTCCATAACGTTATATCCAGATGTTGAGTCag GATTCCGTGGTCAAAGCATTAAAGCCTTTATGAATGAAActgttttaattgatttaagCGATGTGTATATTTTGAGTCCAGGAACTGTTTACCAAGTCACTGTTTATGTTGGGTTTGTCACAGATTTATGGTATAATTATTGGGACGAAGAAGGTGTTATTTTAACCTTCACAACGTATGGAG TTTCATGTCAACCATTTGAAGACCTTGGAGAAGCGTACATTGTTGAAGGGAATCATACTAACAAAAACGGAGATAGTTACCGTGTTTCATGTCGTCAAGGGTACTCTCTCATCTATGAAGAGGCGACATTTCGAGTCGATGCCACACCAAAAAATGGGGTAGATCATTTGGATACTGAAACAGAATCAACATTCCTTTCTGACCCCCAAGATCAAAATTACCAGGATATTCGTTGTCTTGATGGCACGTGGGAACCCTTAAAGCATATCTGTAAAAAAGATTGTACCACTTACCATGTACTGTCTCCTCAGTACAAAGTTTTGGTTGACGACTCCTTTCATCCTCCTGCTTTCACTCATGGCATGGTATTACCCGTGAAATGTTCTGATAAAGCTATTGCTCTTAGCGGTGAAACCACTGGTACTCTACGTTGCAATGACGGTCTTTGGGAAATAGACAAGTTAATGTGTACTTTAACGTGTACTCCGTATTCTTCTTTAAACAGTTTTTACAAAGTATCCCTAGATTCCAATGACCCATTAAGTTTGTCAGCAGGCTTATTGGTTGGAGCCCGAAGAATCATAAGCTGTTCTCCTCCGGCCACGTCTGGAAAAGGGCCTGAAACAGTGACTGTTGTTTGTGGAGAACAAGGCTGGAGCCAACTACAACTTGAATGTCATGTAGAATGCAAATTGAGTACTCTAAGAATGCATCCCAGTTTAACTTTACgcaaagaaaactttttacaagaaaatgtcACAGGTGCACAGGAACCGGATACTGTTGAACATGGGAAATCGTTGACTGTGGACTGCTCTTCAGGATACAGTCAAGGATTTCCGTCCTTCTCCTCTCTTCATGATATCAAAAGTACCAccattcaaacaaaaaattcaactgTCCGTTGCCAGGATGGAGAATGGGTATGGATAGAAACACCttcttgttttaaaaattgtgacCCATTGGTTCTACAAGACAATTATCAGGTGGATTCGGTCGCCGGCGATTTCACCACACATGGATCATCTGTCTAcattaaatgtaaacaaatgtttcatgaTCAAACATTAGagttcaattataataaaagaggACAACCACCTATAGAAGACAATTcacaacaaattttaacttGCAATGATGGAACCTGGTCTACCTTGTCACTTGTATGTCGCAGTCCTTGTAAAAGACCTGAAGTACAATTCGGGTTAACAAGTTATACGTCAATTATTCACCATGACGAAACTGAACACCTAAACGAACTGTCAACAAAACCGTTGTATGTGCcgcaattattttatcacgGAACGATGGCATCATTATATTGTTCCAGTACCAGTGAAATTATAAAAGGAACACCAGGTGAGACAATTCAATGTAACAATGGCAAGTGGGTTTCAGTTGAATTAACAACTCATTTTACCAAAACTGAAGAGGATGTAACGGAACATCAAAGTCCTCTCCTAAAGTGTCAAACAAGGTGTGGCCCGCATTTAAAAGATACAGAACGTTTTATTTACGCAGGCGGAGATTATGTACTAAGAAAACTTGTGCAAAACCCTTTATCTGAAGGATCCAGTTTAACACTTTTGTGTCAAAAAGGTTTTTCTCCTGCCCTTCCTAGTACACATTCAAAAGGCAAAGTGATTTGCCAAGATGGTCAACTTGTAGAAGAAGGACATTTGActtgtatgaaaatttgtgGTCAACCATCTTTTAGCGTCTTATTTATAAGAGGATACAACCTAACAGATCCAACAATTGTCGCAGTGGATCATCTTCAaaacgtttcgttaaaatgtCGCGATTCTTTTGAGCTTCAAATCCATACGAAACAAGATGACTCAGGCATGGTTGCTCAATGTTTTAATGGGAAGTTTCTATTACCTAAAAGTAAATGCGGGCCATCAAGCTGCTTTGATGGTGAACGAAATGGAGACGAGGTTGATGTGGACTGTGGTGGCACCCATTGTCCTGAAAATCGTCAGGCTTGTCCTACTTTAAGTAGAATTTCTTTAACAGAAGAAGCCTTAGCTACATTTCAATGTCATGATCGTCAAAAAAACAATCATGAAGAGTCAATTGATTGTGGAGGCGACCACTGTACTCCATGTGAACATTGCCACGGTTTACCATTCCTATTACAAACAGGAATGAGCTGGACAACTGATAAGGGGAAAACATTACATCATTTTATCAAAGATTCGAGCGATCCTCAACACGctttcagtttttttattGAGGGAACTTTATTAAATGTCATGTGCTCTCCAGGTTACGATCAAATATCATTACCTCCAGTCCTAGGatttcaaacgtttcgttGCGCTAAACCCAGTAAAACCCAGTCAGCTGAGTGGATATTGGAAGGGTCACACAAATTCGTTTTGCAATGTGTTTCGCCAACTTGTTTTGATTCGATTATGAATGGAGATGAAGAAAATGTTGATTGTGGTGGAAGCTGTGAACAGCCCTGCGGAACATGTGAtgatcataaaaaaaatggagatgAAGAAGATATTGACTGTGGTGGAAGTCGATGTCTTCCCTGCGAAGGGTGTTCTATGGCTCCATTAAAAACgctggataaaaaaaatttgtatattaccGTTCGTGATAGTAAAGGACATATTGTTGATTTCAATCATTCTCTTCATGAAGCCGCAACACAACATGGTAATGAATGGATTGTTACCTGCCGTCAACAGAAAAATCAGAGTATTTCACTTCGTTGTCGTAACGGCCGTTGGATTGATTcacatgttttttttacacGTGAAACAACAGCATTACCATCTTATCAAGAAACTCTACAAAAATTATCCTGTTATCCTTATAAGACGTCTGGGGTTAACTCTTTAAGAGAAACTGAAAATTCCCGTATagcttttcttaaaaagattttttccATACCTGTGATACCAAAAGACCCTCATTGTAGTCAACGACATAACGACCTATCCGATGTTGATAGGGATAACAAATATTGTTGTACGCTCATTtccaaatttaacaaatttatgtCCAGTGAATGTGGTGCTCTAGTCTTTAGTAGTGGTGATTCCAAAATGAATGCTTTTTGTACAGGGTATTGTAAAAAAGATATTCAAGCACTATTTAGAGATTTTAAAGAGAATGGGCGTCCAAAATGTGCAAAATTAAGTTTGTTTGAAGAAATGATCGAAATTTATTGCTCGACAAAAAAAGAATCCACATCTAGCGACCATTCAGACTCGAAAAAACCGATATTCTGTTTCACATTTGCTAAAACAGCACTGTCAAAAATCAAAAGATTTCAAGATctttcaaaatcatttttagaaGAAGCTTGCTCACCTAAAAGTTGTGTTCGTTCTCTTTTTCGATACATGGAAATTCTTTCCTTATTATTACCGACATTACATGATTCACATTCTTTTCAAACGGGTATTTCTCGTACCCttgaagaaattcaaaataatccCACTCCTATAATTTTAACAGGTTTAAATGAATACAATGAAATGATGCGTCAACTTTTGACGAACTTTATTAACATTTGGTTTCAAGTTGGCAATGAAACAATAACAGCAACAGTTCCTTCGACCAAACCTCACGCGCGATGGCTTCAAGCGCACAAAATAAATCCTTTTATCTcttcattaaaaacattttcgctaCTTTCCGCTAAGGCGGTGTCTGGAAAATTGTTggattttctttgtttaaagGATGCTAAAGGTCAATCTTGTGGTTCAACTGTTATGTCTTTTTTATCTGATGACCAAAAACAACTCTCAGCATTTGCtcaaattttaagtttaaaatCCGATAAGGCTTGCACATCTTCCAAGTGTTTTTGGGAAGTCACCCGTTATTTGGGACAGACTATGTATTCGGAAGGTTTGCATACTTTGAACCCTTTATTAACAACATTTGGATTATTAGTTCGTATGTATGGAAGGGTAGCATGTCAAACATCCGAATCACATAAAAGTTGCGCTTTATCGTTGGGTTTAAACATGACCGATTTAGCATTTTATCTTCCTCctcattttgaaaatcattttttcaccACTCGACATTTACAATCGTTTCCAACTGGAAGCGAAACAACTTGTCAG tgtccaaaaatatttcttggaGATGGTTTATGTGATACAGAATGTTTCAACTTTGCTTGTTCTTTTGATAAAGGGGATTGCCAACtaggaaaaatgtttcctcACGTTCATCAACTTTTGAATGCTATTCTACCCTTAACAGATACTTGTCATCCTTTTTCATCTTATTTCACTTGTTCTCGAGACTCTTCGGGATGTTATCATCGTATTATCG aaatcatGAAGGCTGAAGGCTGTTGTGCTAGTGTACGATGGAATTCATTACGTGAAATCCTTTTAGCGCAAAGTCATCTCGAGTATTTAGTtgaactaaaagaaaaaaaacaatccaGTGTTAAAACATTAGTTAgcttaaatttacataaaaaaagacTAGCACGAGATTCTTCCACTGGATTGGATGACGAAACAACTAAAGATTTCATTCTACACCGTTCAACGCTTTGGCTTGAAACAGTGTGTCAATTATCATTGAATGCAGCTTGTGCTGGAG GTTTATTTCGATcgcaaattcatttaaatttcattctcaaCTCTATACATTATGATCCTTTGTTTACATATTCAAGTTACGAAGAATATACAGATTTGTTAAGAGAAATGTTACGCgaagttgtttcaaatgtATTGGCTTTGCCCTTAAGCGATATTATTGAAATGCAATTCTGGCCTTGGAACATTGATGTTCAAATTGTCATCGATCCAGGTGTACTTGCAGGGGAAGTTAGAGAG aatttaaaaaaagaaataatgaatggAAATTTAAACTCTTCTTTAAATGAGGGagttaaactttttttaaattatataaaagaacgtcattttaaactttataaaaaaattatattttttcattcaaaaaacAAACCACCTAAAACGCGGTCTTTATTCGAATCATCTATTAGCAACATACAAAACGTGTCTTTTATAAGTGACCTTTCTATCGA TGAGAAACGCGTCAAAGATCTTCCTTTATCGTTAAGTCAAATTCGAAAACCACCAAAACAAGGGACGTTTGATATGAATACATTAAAGAATCAATTATTCATGGAAGCGTGTCATTCTTTACCTCATCTAAGTTTACcagaagaattttcaaaaaactcATTTGAAGattattctcaattttataatatcactctttttaaaaattataaaaattctatagtAACGCAAGAACAAGTCCTACCACACGAGTCTCAACTTCATGTAGCTTGTCAGCGTGGTTATACACAATCTTTTCATTCTTCAGGTGCTTCCCCTCAAACATTAGTATGTGAAAGAGGTCGATGGATTTTGAAACAACCTCATGAAACTTTGATTGAATGCCGCCAACCTTGTGAACCTTATGAAGTCTCTGATAAAGGATTCGatcctttaattttttccatttcatctGTAGGAGACCATCAAGATGGTGCTCAACGTATCATTCAATGTCAGAATGGATATGTTGCCATACACAAAATGGAATCAAGTGAAACATTGGTTTGTCGTCATGGAGTATGGGATCGACGATCCCTTGACTGTATTCCAATaaatcaaatacaaaaaacaTCCAAGACTGAAAATGTTGTATGTGGagatatctttttaaaaaatatattagaattaACATCTTCATCACAAAACTATTTTGTTAAAGAACTCTTACCAAAACAAATCGTGAATGCTTTGTCTATACAAAACAGTGATATAAGTCAACCTACAACCATTCAATTATGGAAGTTATCATGTACTCGAGGATATACGCCTTCAGAAAATTCTGTACCTTCTTTAACCATTGCTTgtatgaataaaacatttttaagtgTTATGGATTTACCCGTGACATTAAGGCAACCAACTCATAGCGTCAATCAATCCTATAATTCATTTGATACTTTCAAAAACTTgcttgaacaaaaaaaataccgAGATTACgtttttcgtttatattatgaatattcgCTTCAATTCCATTCAATGCAAGAAACTCCACCGTGGATCACATTAATCACTTCATCACAACCACTctcttattttcaatgtttaccTGATATAAAAAATCTTGCTTATAATTCCAATCAAAATCCACATTTATCTGAATTTTGgttttatcttattttactCTTAGCAACGTTTGCTTTTATCGTTTTAATTGTTAGTCTTATTTACTTGAAACGAACAAACTGTTTCCGACGACCTTTTTTTGAGCAACCTGATCCAACCCTACACACTATACAAACAAAACGCAGTCATGAGTTGAAAACTAAGACAAACCATAATCAACAAACACAAGATACCGGCTACTCTAGAACACAACGTACTTGCAATTTCACAGTGGAACGTGCTATggattttcaaacaaaagacATTCCATCCAGTTCCCCTACATCACAACAATTCAGTGAAACTCAACTCACACTTTTACAATCAACTTATCCaaaacatttgaaaacatcCTCCTCCAAGCTTTCCTACAAAgctaataatttgtatactaCCCTTCCTACTACAACATCTATATCAAAACCTTCTCAAGAGACTTTTAACCTTGTTCAACCTTTATATAGTAAAAAGGTACCCACACTTGAACAAACCTCAAACCGTTCGactttaagaaataaaagggCTCGTTATCACCTCAATACAAACACGACAAGTCCACCCACTTCTTTTTATGAAGATCCTTTAAGTACTACCTTTCATGAGTCCAATGATTTCATTCAAG GGTTCACAACAGCCAGTGAATCTCAAAGAACCGCTAATGAATCACCTTATCTCGAGACtactttaactaaaaaaatgaGTGGTTTTTTTAGTCTTTCCAATTCGTAA
- the LOC128883147 gene encoding uncharacterized protein LOC128883147 codes for MGCKSSKSDIVKGPSNNAESMEKLAATVNKTVLKELHRAKGSYHFEALLNDAVLETLPNDETIAHQKNIGYKNGATYTGYMKGRQRHGKGVFTFSDNSQYDGDWVDDMASGFGVFQKKDEDTTIVYEGEWKNNVAHGNGKLIQKNIVVYEGQWLNDVAEGKGAETWPDGSKFEGSYKNGLKEGRGLFEWPEKSKYNGEFHLNELEGWGRYDWPDGRIYCGQWTDNKMHGFGWFFWPNGQIYRGQYDMDKKEGYGEFLWPDRKIYSGSWEKGKQSGYGIFKSPKGEERYGVWENGYRLNWITATEYESKVSEGVIPPKPQLPSLPDWLNTLCKEAYPSWYATFHEEK; via the exons ATGGGGTGCAAGTCAAGTAAATCGGATATTGTGAAAGGACCCAGCAATAATGCGGAGTCCATGGAGAAACTCGCTGCAActgttaat AAAACAGTTTTAAAAGAACTGCACCGCGCTAAAGGTTCCTACCATTTTGAAGCTTTATTAAATGATGCTGTTTTGGAGACACTACCCAACGATGAAACAATTGCTCACCAAAAAAACATTGGTTATAAAAATGGAGCCACTTATACTGGTTATATGAAG gGCCGTCAACGTCATGGAAAAGGTGTGTTCACCTTTTCCGATAATTCTCAATATGATGGAGATTGGGTAGATGATATGGCGTCTG gttttggagtttttcaaaaaaaagatgaagacacaacaattgtttatgaaggagaatggaaaaataacgTGGCTCATGGCAACGggaaattaatacaaaaaaatattgttgtttATGAAGGCCAGTGGTTAAATGACGTTGCTGAAGGCAAGGGTGCAGAAACATGGCCAGATGGGTCTAAATTTGAAGGATCTTATAA aaatggtttaaaagaAGGTCGTGGTTTATTTGAATGGCCTGaaaaatctaaatataatggtgaatttcatttaaatgaactTGAAG GGTGGGGACGCTACGATTGGCCTGATGGACGAATTTATTGTGGCCAATGGacagataataaaatgcatgGGTTTGGATGGTTTTTCTGGCCTAATGGACAAATTTATAGAGGGCAATACGATATG GATAAAAAAGAAGGATATGGAGAATTTTTATGGCCtgatagaaaaatttatagcGGTTCAtgggaaaaaggaaaacaatcAGGTTATGGTATATTCAAATCACCAAAAGGAGAAGAACGCTACG GAGTATGGGAGAACGGATATCGATTGAATTGGATTACTGCCACTGAATATGAAAGTAAAGTGTCAGAAGGCGTCATTCCACCTAAACCTCAACTACCTTCCTTACCTGATTGGCTTAACACTTTATGTAAAGAGGCTTATCCATCTTGGTATGCTACGTTTCATGAAGAAAAGTAG